From Haloarcula sp. CBA1127, a single genomic window includes:
- a CDS encoding DUF5815 family protein encodes MAEPRVPGGRESELELACGELVDTHDLHLGMREFACDCGQTHAVVLDPHPLARFVPEFLTEVLHATIETNDDYEEFTTVHLMGVVMEEFPEKVVAADTSEDGSVGFSLAWVSDFDSRRLHEIVVELLVELMEHAISHAEDDDVMAEFEEQMLQFDVDAFVEQYRDERNFDGRSDTAI; translated from the coding sequence ATGGCTGAACCGCGCGTGCCCGGCGGGCGCGAGTCCGAACTCGAACTGGCCTGTGGCGAACTCGTCGACACGCATGACCTCCATCTGGGAATGCGGGAGTTCGCGTGTGACTGCGGGCAGACTCACGCCGTCGTGCTTGACCCGCACCCGCTGGCACGGTTCGTGCCGGAGTTTCTCACCGAGGTACTACACGCGACTATCGAGACCAACGACGACTACGAGGAGTTCACCACTGTCCACCTGATGGGCGTCGTGATGGAGGAGTTCCCCGAGAAGGTCGTCGCCGCCGACACCAGCGAGGACGGGTCGGTCGGCTTCTCGCTGGCATGGGTGAGCGACTTCGACTCTCGCCGCCTTCACGAAATCGTCGTCGAACTACTCGTGGAACTGATGGAACACGCTATCAGCCACGCCGAGGACGACGACGTGATGGCGGAGTTCGAAGAGCAGATGCTCCAGTTCGACGTTGACGCATTTGTCGAGCAGTACCGCGACGAGCGGAACTTTGATGGCCGATCTGACACCGCGATCTGA